CCACACCTAAATTTGCTTTTAACAATGGAATTAAGATTTTCTCGAAATTGAATGACACTCTATACTCTTATTATTATCTCGGCTTAATTATAACTTAGTTCTTAAAGTATTACACAATGTACACATAAACCCCTCAACAAAAAAGTTGTACATGATAATCCTTCAACTATGAGATTTGTACACTTTAACCCTTTTCTTAAATTTTTTACCGAAATCACCCGCGAGGGTTAGAATGTTCGCATTGTATACTTCAAAGGCAACATTGTTCGTAAATCATTTTTTTGTCCCTTTTTATTtatcaaataataatatttttaaaaaaattgaattgtgtattatatattaaataaatttttatatttttgaaactaattaatatgataaacaatattaTAATTTATGATAAACTTACTAAAGGGTTAAAGTTAACAAAACTAATAGTTAAGGGGCAAAAATATACAAAACTCGTACTTAAGGGGCAAAAATATACATATGTGAGGGTAATATTGGAAAATATTTTAGCAAATGGCTTGAAGTGTACAAAACCTATAGTTAAGGGGTTAAAATATACAACTTTTTTATTTAAGGGTTCATGTGTACAATGTGTTATATTTTAAGGGCGAGATTATAATTAAGCCTATTATCTCTTTATATAGAAATCATTGAAAGTCTTTTAATATCTTAATATATATAATACCACCCCTAAATTTGCTTTTAACCATTTCTGCAGATCAACAAGTCAGCTAAGACGTTTAAGACTGGAATATTGCTCTGTTTTTTCTGATGAATTTGGAGAACCTGAAGACAGTATTTCCGAGAGAGGGTTGATCGAAATGTTAAAGAATCTTCCTTTGCTGGAGGAACTACAAATTCCCTACACCTTTATGTCTTCAAAATTTATTGAAGTGGCCGGTCGTTGTTGCCCTCACCTTAGATCACTCTCATTGAATGAAAGAGTTTACCGTTATACTGCTTACACGAAGGGTAATAAGCAGGCTCTTGCTATTGCAAAGGACATGCCTAGGTTACGCCATTTGCAAGTATTTGGGAATAAGTTGACAATTAAAGGTTTGGAAGCCATTCTCAGTAACTGTCAGCATCTCGAATTTCTTGATCTTCGACAGTGTTATAACCTTTGTAAAGTACTTGAGAAAACTGATTTGGGAACAAAACTTGGTCAACAGATCAAGGACATAAGGTTCCCACTGGACTCAACCGAAGACTACGAATTCGATGATGAGATCTACAATTCTGATGGTACTTACGACTTATGAGTTATAAACCTATGAATCTGATAATAATTGTTAAAGCGACCATGCATCTCGATAATTGTCATTATGTTGGATATTTTCATCTCTTTGGACAGTGTGTTAATTAGAGAGTAATTAAATAACCTGAGCTTGAAACAAAGGACTCTAATGAAGGGCTATGTTTTAGGATTTATAATTTTGATGATTGGACACAATGTGATCCCTGGCTTTCTATTCATGCAGGAGttccttttttttaaaaaaaaaaaaaatcattatttattattcatgTTTTGACATTTGGATTTATCAAAATATAGACAGACGACTTTTGCTcaatatattttttctttttaaaatcTCAACGACACAAATAACactatataattttttttctttggAATGCCATTTATTCATAGATTAACCTTGAAGCTAGAAACTAAACAGAATCGATCGACCAACCATTACATTCCGGACTTAAAAGGCAGCCTCGAAACATATCAAAGAGATCATCATTAGCCTCCAGTTCGTCCTCATGAACTACATCATGCAACTTAATCTCATCTCATGCAGATCGATTTGCTGCCACTAGATTATATATTTCAATTGAAGAAAAACAAACGAGAATCTGAATGTTTATCTTATCTGCACGAAGAAGAAAAATCATGCTTATCTTCACTTTGATGCCTATGCTTCTCTCACACTGGACTGGAGTTTGCCAGTTCGCCACATATTTTCTAAATTTAGGAAAAATCCAACTGAAGCTGCAAGCAACACGACATAGACTTTTGGTGAGTACGGCGCATTAGTGATTATCCTGATTCATAAGCATCACTTTCTCTAACAGAAATGATTACTGCTAAACTAAGCTAGCCACGTAGTAAACAAACTTTAACACGTTACGAAACATTTAGCAAACACGCCCTGCATGTAAGCCATCTGTCCATCTTTGCTTACCAAGCAGCTGCTTGGACCGTAAAACTGGCCAGGTACATTTTCCTCAGCACTATAAATAGAACTCAATGTTAAATGCAGATTTTCCATAAAAGAAAGCAGCATTTCTCTAATATATATCAAACATCCTCTTAGTTCCAGTGTTTATTTCTCAAAACAATATGAGGTCCAGGATCCATGTTTTATTGTTTCTGCTTTCCTTGCTCTGCGCAGGTTTCCTGCAGATTACGTCAGGTAAATATGATATCGTAGCTTTTATGCATACATgcgtatttaatatattatagtAACTTAATTTATTAATACGTGTTACTAAAATCATTGTAAAAACTTTTCATATACACTAACTTGTATAATTTGTTGTATATTCAATCAAATACTACAGGTTCCCGTCTACTGAATGAGCAACAAGTAGGTACCCAGCTACCTTGTGGACAACAAGTTGCAGGCCAGCAGGCTTGTAACCAGCAACCTAGTGATCAGCAGCCCGGAGTCCAGCAAGGCCAGCAGCAACCTGGAGTCCAAGGCCAGCAGCCTCAACAACCAGGAAATCAACAAGGACAACAACCAGGTAATCAGCAGCAGGGACAAGGACAACAACCAGGAAACCAACAAGGACAACAACAACCAGGAAATCAACAAGGACAACAACAACAACCAGGAAACCAACAAGGCCAACCAGGACAGCAACCAGGTAACCAGCAAGGACAAGCTCAACAACCAGGAAACCAACAAGGACAACAACCAGGAAATCAACAAGGACAACAACCAGGAAACCAACAAGGCCAACCAGGACAGCAACCAGGGAACCAGCAAGGACAAGCTCAACAACCAGGAAACCAACAAGGACAACAACCCGGGCAACAAGGCCAGCAAACACAACCAGTAGGTATCTGTCATGGGACATTTGCTGACAATCAACCATCATCCCAAGAAGCTGTCTCTCTTGTCCAATCTACCGGGATACGAAGATTCAGACTTTATGGCCCCGACCATAATGCTTTGCAGTCCCTTAGAAACACCGGGATTGAAGTTGTGCTTGGTGTCCCCAACGAGCAACTTCAATCAATTGCCTCTTCCCAAAATAACGCTAATCAGTGGGTCCAGACTAATGTCCAAAACTATCAAGACGTTAAGTTCAGGTTCATTGTTGTTGGAAATGGAATAACACCTGCCCACGACCAAACTTCCCAGTTTGCACAATTTGTCCTTCCGGCCATGCAAAACATTCAGAATGCAATTTCAGCGTGTGGATTACAAAACAAAATGAGAGTCACCACTGCCATTGATCAGTCCGAGATTCTTAGCCAATCTTATCCACCATCACAAGGTCAATTCAGGCCTGAAGTCAGACAATTTATCGATCCCATTATCCAATTCCTGGTAAATAACAACAATGTACCTTTGCTAGTAAACCTTCACCCTTATTTTAGCTATGTCCACAACAAGGCAGATATTCCTCCAGAGTTGGAATCATCTGGTAAAGGTGGACAGCATCCACGACTTGAATATGCTACTTTCCAGAGGTCAGATGCAATTGTACAAGATGGACAACTTGGCTACACAAATGTTTTTGACGCCATGGTAGACAGTGTACACTCCGCACTAGAGAAGGCCGGTGGATCATCTTTGGACGTGGTCGTATCGGAAATTGGATGGCCAACTGCTGGTGGTGATGCAGCTTCTGTTGAAATTGCATCCACTCATAACAACAAGCTCATTGACCATGTGCTCAACAACGGAACTCCTAAAAGGCCTCAGAAACGTATTGAGACTTACATTTTCAATTTGTTTGATGAGAACAAGAGGGATAGTGAAGAGTTTGAGAGGCACTGGGGAGTCTTCTGGAACAACAAGCAAGCCAAATACCAGATAAATTTTCAATCTCAGTAATTTTGTTGTGTTTAATTTCTGTCTAATAAGATTCGGACATGAGTATGACCTCTAAATAAAGAATGTCAGTAATCACTTCTTACAAagttttgtgatttttttttgctaaataaaatAGTTTTGTGATTTTATCTTAATAAAGTAAATAAATGACAACATGGTTGATCCGTTTTCTTTATGTATAAAACAACTCGATCTTTTGCTTTACCATAATGGACCAATGTACGCAGAAATCTTGCTCAAATTTTGATCCAGGAATGTAAAAATTGTAAATTTTCAATTAGTTATAAATGATCTAGGAATGtaaaaattgtaaaattttaattaattatatatgaCCTAGGAATGTACGAAATGGTAAAATTTCAATTAGTTATATCCGTCTGAAGTAACTTTAAAATACTATATCTTTATCAACATTGCATTTATCGGGTTGGTGAGTGTAGTTTATAATCCGTGCCAAGTTAACATCTCGTCACAATGAGGTAGAATGTCGTCAAAGGTATGATTTGAGTCAAAGGTATGAtttgattttataatttaaaaattggAGTACAATATTAAATGTATGGACTTCTGACCTTGCATATATATATCTGTCACAACACGCCAAGCCCTCCAAAATTTTTGGTGccaaaaaataattaaaaaaacagaTGAACgccaaaaaataataataatatagaaACTTTTGGACCGATTTTATTGTCGTCAAAAACTAGCTAGAAGTCTAAAGTTGATTGTCCGTCGTAAGTTATTTGTTAGAAATTTACATTTAACAATCTTCTAGTTAACAAGCTAAGTTTATGCATATAATCAAGAAGATGAACAACAGCGAGATTAAGATAGAGAGAGTGTGAGAGAGAAATGAATCAGTTACATTTCATTTTAGCAATTGTGCTAGCTATATATCATAATCTTTGTCTAATTAACTCTCCTTTAGAGTCAACTATGGTCAATATATTGTTTTTATATTGACTACTTAACATTCTCACTCAAGTTAGAGTGGGAAGAAGGACATACCACTCAAGTTTTGGATAGTAAATACAACTGAGCAGATTACAAAGCTTTGGTAAACAAGTCAGCTGGTTGCTCATGAGTTGGGAGATGCTGAGGAGAGATAAGTCCTTCCTTAAGTTTCTGACGAACCAGGTGACAATCAATTTCTATGCGCTCGGTTCGTTCGTGAAATACTGAATTTGAAGTAATATACAATGCAGACTGATTATCACAAAAGAGAGGAATATGAGTTAGACTTGAGATATGCAACTCGGTGCACAAAAAAGTCAACCAGGAGAGTTTACAACAGACATCAACCATGCTAATATATTCCGCTTTTGCAGAGGAGCGTGATACTGTCTGTTGCTTCTTACACTTTCATGATATCACAGAACCGCCAAATAACACACAATATCCTGTAAGAGACTGTTGAGTAAGTTTACAACTACCCCAGTCAACATCACAGTAAGCAGTCATGACAGGATTAGCGACAGTAGAGTACATAATTAATTTCAAAGCAGTGTGCTAGTGTACAGACTTAGGAGCAGTTATATACTGAGCAAGGACATGAAGAGGATATGCCAAATCTAGTCGAGATATAGTTAGATAAATGAGATGACCAATCAAACGTCTGCATCCAGTGACATCTGCAAGTAAAGGACTATCTGATTTTTGAAGAACACCACTGGTTTGCTCGAAACCAAAGGATAGCAGAGCATTACTCAAGGCAATAAACCACTGACGTGGTGCTTGTTTTAAGCCATAAAGAGATTTCAATAATTTGTAGACAAGCCTTTGTGTAGAAAATTTAGACTTGATGTGATCAGGAACAACATAACCAAAAGGTAGTGACATATACACCTCCTCTTCTAAATGACCATGCAAAAATGCATTGGCCACATCTAACTGAGTATAGTTCTTCATCGCAGCTATGGATAACAGTAGTATAAAAGATGTCATCTTTGCCACATGAGCAAAGGTCTCGAAATAGTCCATATTTGCAGTTTGGGTAAAACTCATAGCCACTAGTCATGCTTTGAGACGATCAATTTGACCAGTTGCTAGATATTTGACTCTATAAAGCCATCTAAATCCAATTGCTTTCTTTGTAGCTGGTAAAGGTACCACTTCCCAAGTGGAGTTGACCTCGAGGGCAGCTAACTCAATAGACATAGCTTGACACCACTCTGGAGATTGAATGGCGTCTTTATAAGTATGTGGTTCCTGAATCTGATCTGGAGTACCGTGAGCTGAACTAACAGAAACATCAGTTGAAATCTCGTGTTTATTAGACTGAATATTGTCTATTTGCTGAGAAACAGACTATACTTGATTGAGAAAATGAACTGGTAAACCAGTATATTCCAAGAACTTGGTAGGAATATGTATGACTCTTGTAGGTCTAGAGACAGGAGCTTGACGCACAGGATTAATTGAAGGTGATTCTACCTCAGGCACATATACTGTGTCATCCTGATGCTCAGATAAAGCAGTATTCAGAGTATATATCACCGGTACTATGAGTGTTAGAAaaatgttgtgaacttgatgatttcattaacaaaataccttagtagatttaacttagtgaacaATGTAGTACTCGACagatgatcagatatagtcccgatggatgactcaatacagtcccgacggatgatggtttgacatccatcgagtgagaagcttatgtaacaataagtcatgtagcacatttctgcaaacacctttgtatagattctgtagtagcttatgaatcatgtagactgctagtagatatgcagaataggttgattaaatgtaaatagatgatgtcttgtaattctgcacaaataaaattgagtcaagtgataaatggctacccgacggatgatcaacaaaaccaccgacggatgatcaacaaggcaacccgactgtaacacccccaaatccggggtcggggatccggattgtcacgagttccatttcccttaataacacccaatcttaatacacaatcaactactctgaactgtgaccccacaataaacacacacaccacaagttatagtctcagagatgaatatccaaaaataatcacaagtcgttttattccacaattatatgtcaatacaccttaaaaaggtttctgaataaatttacatttctttgccattattacaattcataaatatacataatctggtacgtcaaaagttgaaagcctagcctattggtaatttctacctcagctacagtggccTCAACGCTTCtcgaaagctgcggaacgtttcctatccgcttgcgaattgggagcttggtcctgttcatcttgtctatctgatgttgtgtgatgaaagaagaaagcaagggtgagcagcaagcccaccaaaataatatgtataatgattaacaatatatgagccttctcatagtactcatgaaaatcttggtcaaaagaaatgaaccaagtttgatatcttaatgcgatgaagtcgcaaaatattcagtatatatatatacatatatacttttcaaaatattggaagtcctcttccatgcataatacacacagagttccagtgtataactgtataaaaatatcgttgcaaggtgatctcatatatctaaccttgtctcaacgtatttctgaaaatctttgtcatgcataagataatcatttactagatataagtttaaaagatgaagttacaagatactccaatatacttatatcttttctaaatactacttgaactaccaccgttcaagttataattagtttcaaaagttcatcacactgatgagactacaagataagacttgaatagattcaatctttgaaatattttgaaggaaatgaagttatgatatacttcaataagtcccgatatatatatacacctatatatatacatacgtttcctgaaaacctctgtcatgtaaagtatgaacaaaattgcaatatccaataaatttggaa
This genomic interval from Apium graveolens cultivar Ventura chromosome 8, ASM990537v1, whole genome shotgun sequence contains the following:
- the LOC141678213 gene encoding glucan endo-1,3-beta-glucosidase, basic isoform-like, which encodes MRSRIHVLLFLLSLLCAGFLQITSGSRLLNEQQVGTQLPCGQQVAGQQACNQQPSDQQPGVQQGQQQPGVQGQQPQQPGNQQGQQPGNQQQGQGQQPGNQQGQQQPGNQQGQQQQPGNQQGQPGQQPGNQQGQAQQPGNQQGQQPGNQQGQQPGNQQGQPGQQPGNQQGQAQQPGNQQGQQPGQQGQQTQPVGICHGTFADNQPSSQEAVSLVQSTGIRRFRLYGPDHNALQSLRNTGIEVVLGVPNEQLQSIASSQNNANQWVQTNVQNYQDVKFRFIVVGNGITPAHDQTSQFAQFVLPAMQNIQNAISACGLQNKMRVTTAIDQSEILSQSYPPSQGQFRPEVRQFIDPIIQFLVNNNNVPLLVNLHPYFSYVHNKADIPPELESSGKGGQHPRLEYATFQRSDAIVQDGQLGYTNVFDAMVDSVHSALEKAGGSSLDVVVSEIGWPTAGGDAASVEIASTHNNKLIDHVLNNGTPKRPQKRIETYIFNLFDENKRDSEEFERHWGVFWNNKQAKYQINFQSQ